In the genome of Kluyveromyces marxianus DMKU3-1042 DNA, complete genome, chromosome 1, one region contains:
- the FAL1 gene encoding ATP-dependent RNA helicase FAL1: MSFNRDEDSKLKFKTSKKLKVSATFESMNLKPDLLRGIYSYGFELPSSIQSRAITQIISGKDVIAQAQSGTGKTATFTIGLLQAIDSKSKELQALVLSPTRELAAQSESVISNLGDYLNVTAHACTGGKTLQQDIKKVSKNCQVVSGTPGRVLDMIKRQLLNVRNCKILVLDEADELLGESLGFKQQIYDIFTKLPTTIQVVVVSATMSKDILEVTKKFMSDPVKILVKRDEISLDVIKQYYVDVEKEEWKFDTLCDLYDSLTITQCVIFCNTRKKVDWLSKKLTQTNFSVSSMHGDMKQEERDHVMNDFRSGKARVLISTDVWARGIDVQQISLVINYDIPDNLENYIHRIGRSGRFGRKGVAINFITKDEKSKLKEIEAHYRIKIKPTPANLEELS; this comes from the coding sequence ATGTCGTTCAACAGAGATGAAGACTCAAAGCTAAAGTTTAAGACTTCTAAGAAGCTTAAAGTGTCTGCTACATTTGAGTCGATGAACTTGAAGCCTGATCTATTGAGAGGGATCTATTCATATGGTTTCGAGTTACCATCGTCGATTCAGTCGAGAGCTATTACACAGATTATATCAGGTAAAGATGTGATTGCACAGGCTCAATCGGGTACTGGTAAGACAGCCACATTTACTATTGGTTTATTACAGGCTATAGATTCTAAGAGCAAAGAGTTACAAGCGTTGGTGCTCTCTCCTACCAGAGAATTAGCAGCTCAGAGTGAATCTGTCATTTCTAACTTGGGTGACTATCTAAATGTGACCGCCCATGCATGCACCGGTGGTAAAACGTTACAGCAGGATATTAAGAAGGTGTCGAAAAACTGTCAGGTTGTGAGTGGTACGCCGGGTCGTGTACTTGATATGATCAAACGACAGCTTTTGAACGTAAGGAACTGTAAGATATTAGTGCTAGATGAAGCCGATGAACTTCTCGGAGAATCGCTAGGTTTCAAGCAGCAGATTTATGATATCTTCACAAAGTTACCAACAACGATCCAAGTCGTGGTTGTTAGTGCTACAATGAGCAAGGATATTCTTGAGGTGACCAAGAAATTCATGAGCGACCCGGTGAAGATCTTGGTGAAGCGTGATGAAATATCGTTGGATGTTATAAAACAGTACTATGTGGATGTGGAGAAAGAGGAGTGGAAATTCGACACTTTATGCGACCTCTACGATTCGTTGACCATCACCCAATGTGTGATATTCTGCAACACCAGGAAGAAGGTAGACTGGCTATCCAAGAAGCTAACGCAAACGAACTTCTCTGTCTCATCTATGCACGGTGACATGAAGCAAGAAGAGCGTGACCACGTTATGAACGACTTTAGAAGCGGCAAGGCAAGAGTGCTAATATCAACAGACGTCTGGGCCCGTGGTATCGACGTTCAACAAATCTCACTCGTTATAAACTATGATATTCCTGATAACTTGGAAAACTACATCCACCGTATAGGTAGATCGGGACGGTTCGGAAGAAAGGGTGTGGCCATAAACTTCATCACTAAGGATGAAAAGTCtaaattgaaggaaatcGAGGCACACTACAGAATAAAGATCAAACCTACCCCTGCTAACCTAGAAGAGTTGTCTTAA
- the SES1 gene encoding serine--tRNA ligase SES1 (cytoplasmic), giving the protein MLDITQFIEEKGGNPDLIRKSQVARGASVEIVDEIIADYKEWVKTRFQVDELNKQQNKVQKEIGLKFKNKEDASELLAEKDRIVAEKKVLAEKEQEQDKQLRFKVNQVGNIVHPSVVVSNDEENNELVRTWMPENVKEVGQVATCTGAEAKLSHHEILLRLDGYDPERGVKITGHRGYFFRNYGVFLNQALINYGLSFLASKGYTPLQAPVMMNKDVMAKTAQLSEFDEELYKVLDGDDEKYLIATSEQPISAYHSGEWFEKPQEQLPVRYVGYSSCFRREAGSHGKDAWGVFRVHAFEKIEQFVLAEPDKSWEEFDRMISLSEEFYQSLGLPYRVVGIVSGELNNAAAKKYDLEAWFPYQKEYKELVSCSNCTDYQSRNLEIRCGIKKMGDREKKYVHCLNSTLCATQRALCCVLENYQTEDGLKVPEVLRKYIPGEPEFLPYVKELPKNSTSNKKKN; this is encoded by the coding sequence ATGTTAGATATCACACAATTTattgaagagaaaggtGGTAACCCAGATTTGATCAGAAAGTCGCAGGTTGCCCGTGGTGCTAGTGTGGAGATTGTTGACGAAATCATTGCTGATTACAAGGAATGGGTGAAGACTAGATTCCAAGTTGATGAATTGAACAAGCAACAGAACAAGGTCCAGAAGGAAATTGGTTtgaagttcaagaacaaggaagATGCTTCTGAGTTGTTGGCCGAAAAGGACAGAATTGTAGCTGAGAAGAAGGTTCTTGCTgaaaaggaacaagaacaagacaAGCAGTTGAGATTTAAGGTGAACCAAGTTGGTAACATTGTGCATCCATCTGTTGTTGTGTCTAACGACGAAGAGAACAACGAATTGGTTCGTACCTGGATGCCAGAAAACGTCAAGGAAGTTGGCCAAGTTGCTACCTGTACTGGTGCTGAAGCTAAGTTGTCTCACCACGAAATCTTGTTGAGACTAGACGGTTACGACCCAGAGCGTGGTGTCAAGATTACCGGTCACAGAGGTtacttcttcagaaacTACGGTGTGTTTTTGAACCAAGCTTTGATCAACTACGGTTTGTCTTTCTTGGCTTCCAAGGGCTACACTCCATTGCAAGCCCCAGTCATGATGAACAAGGATGTCATGGCCAAGACTGCTCAATTGTCGGAATTTGACGAAGAATTGTACAAGGTTTTGGACGGTGACGATGAGAAATACTTGATTGCCACTTCTGAACAACCAATCTCTGCATACCACTCTGGTGAATGGTTCGAAAAGCCACAAGAACAATTGCCAGTTCGTTACGTCGGTTactcttcttgtttccGTAGAGAAGCTGGTTCTCACGGTAAGGACGCTTGGGGTGTCTTTAGAGTGCATGCTTTCGAAAAGATCGAACAATTCGTCTTGGCTGAACCTGATAAGTCCTGGGAAGAATTCGACAGAATGATCAGCTTGTCTGAAGAATTCTACCAATCTTTGGGTCTACCTTACCGTGTTGTCGGTATCGTTTCCGGTGAATTAAATAACGCCGCTGCCAAGAAGTACGATCTAGAAGCTTGGTTCCCATACCAAAAGGAATACAAGGAATTGGTTTCCTGTTCCAACTGTACCGACTACCAATCTAGAAACTTGGAAATCAGATGCGgtatcaagaagatgggTGACagagagaagaagtacGTCCACTGCTTGAACTCTACCCTATGTGCCACTCAAAGAGCTTTGTGCTGTGTTCTAGAAAACTACCAAACAGAAGACGGTCTAAAGGTCCCAGAAGTCTTGAGAAAGTACATTCCAGGCGAACCAGAATTCTTGCCTTACGTTAAAGAATTGCCAAAGAACTCTACTTctaacaagaagaagaactaa
- the ATG31 gene encoding Atg31p: MDTPMLLVTNVNDAIQNDDLRMDSLTNENAWFLNNISYIFEDDEPIQQEDHSNYENLFIIDSDLNGKISGVELLSEKWQLLSYDQNKPYNCISLRVMDELRADLSPQDGDVKDLDSLARRYHDRNVQIRNLLDSLIQED, translated from the coding sequence ATGGATACCCCTATGCTTTTGGTTACTAATGTTAATGATGCTATACAGAATGATGACTTGCGAATGGACAGCTTGACGAATGAAAACGCATGGTTTTTAAACAATATATCgtatatatttgaagatgatgagcCAATCCAGCAGGAAGATCATTCGAATTACGAGAATTTGTTTATTATAGATAGTGATTTGAACGGCAAGATCAGCGGAGTTGAACTTTTGAGTGAGAAGTGGCAGCTTTTGTCGTACGACCAGAATAAACCGTACAATTGCATTTCGCTTCGTGTCATGGACGAGCTAAGGGCAGATTTGAGCCCGCAGGACGGGGATGTCAAGGACTTGGACTCGTTGGCTAGGCGATATCATGACCGGAACGTTCAGATACGGAATCTCTTAGATTCCTTGATACAGGAGGATTAA
- the GIP1 gene encoding protein phosphatase regulator GIP1, whose amino-acid sequence MATSLLTSIELNDSPAISSGTKRAKIKRLFSTLGGGVSTALSENQPLGDETPPTPDQFSGLSPTKQAIKKMRFFFARHWLGTADPMDNNEFVSNSANVSVEDFSCYNKYKTDGMELERLFNEAVVDKRPPSTRDEIVRKMGPFESMDFWQSKNWMQGIRDFNVTFSPVESEPSADLSMSSDAFKKPSNNRDDDHKGTALSSSKAPYLDKLASGSANGNSYVYDFGNSSALPDLIYGLETAPTQSGAGSSAKQVKSLQLIEENDGLALLTSGRSLKNGAKIFNSNSPESNQLESADCAVSQKVMIPTFREEIGMEVHSIANNLQGGTITEADLIKLACCKKRTFMDANFYNDEDDNEERSISSLEEYHMAENFSIRSKGFVQTGSIEHDQERERNLANMEVEKGDKGDTVKFNKFSYLVIYDASKKCHYSESTDKLTLKIPHDGGSQTRAKIAVSALVNTETSLNIEAESTPYSDSMRLKSILKRRTNEQESIEAQRARKCDEIDASDFLEFVENHENKRRSGEDILVLARERQLKNYYDDQMLQTITVRKEKQSFSGFEDEYNKVSGLTSC is encoded by the coding sequence ATGGCAACTTCTTTACTGACTTCTATTGAACTAAATGACAGTCCTGCTATTTCCAGTGGCACAAAAAGAGCCAAGATTAAGAGACTTTTCAGCACTTTGGGTGGTGGGGTGTCAACAGCCTTGTCAGAAAACCAGCCATTGGGAGACGAAACTCCGCCCACACCAGACCAGTTTTCCGGTTTGTCACCAACGAAACAAGCTATTAAAAAGATgagatttttctttgccaGGCATTGGCTAGGTACAGCAGATCCAATGGATAATAACGAATTTGTTAGTAACAGCGCAAACGTATCCGTGGAGGATTTCTCTTGTTACAATAAGTATAAGACTGATGGCATGGAGTTGGAACGATTGTTCAATGAGGCCGTCGTTGACAAAAGACCTCCTTCTACTCGTGATGAAATTGTGAGAAAAATGGGACCCTTTGAATCCATGGATTTTTGGCAATCCAAGAATTGGATGCAAGGTATTAGGGATTTCAATGTCACATTTAGTCCAGTGGAATCTGAACCAAGCGCGGATCTCTCTATGTCATCTGACGCCTTTAAGAAACCTTCGAATAATAGAGACGATGATCATAAGGGCACTGCATTAAGCTCTTCTAAAGCACCATATCTAGATAAATTAGCATCGGGGTCAGCAAATGGAAATTCGTACGTTTACGATTTTGGgaattcttctgctttGCCTGACCTTATATATGGCTTAGAAACTGCTCCAACACAGTCTGGAGCTGGCTCTTCTGCTAAACAAGTCAAATCTCTGCAATTGATAGAAGAGAATGATGGCTTAGCTCTGTTAACATCAGGTagaagtttgaagaatggtGCAAAGATATTCAATTCTAACAGTCCGGAATCTAACCAGCTTGAATCTGCTGATTGCGCAGTGTCCCAAAAGGTAATGATTCCAACGTTCAGAGAGGAAATTGGCATGGAGGTGCATTCTATTGCTAACAACTTGCAAGGTGGAACTATCACTGAAGCCGATTTAATAAAACTAGCATGTTGTAAGAAGAGAACTTTTATGGATGCAAACTTTTATAACGATGAAGACGACAACGAAGAACGTTCCATTTCATCTTTAGAAGAGTATCATATGGCTGAAAATTTCTCGATAAGGTCCAAAGGGTTTGTACAAACTGGTAGCATAGAACACGATCAAGAACGTGAACGTAATTTGGCTAATATGGAGGTTGAAAAGGGAGATAAGGGAGATACGGTtaaattcaacaaattcTCTTATTTGGTGATTTACGATGCCTCGAAGAAGTGTCATTACTCAGAATCTACAGATAAATTGACACTTAAAATTCCACATGATGGTGGTAGTCAGACAAGGGCCAAAATTGCCGTATCTGCACTCGTCAATACAGAAACATCCTTGAATATTGAGGCGGAATCTACTCCATACAGCGATTCAATGAGACTGAAATCTATCTTGAAGCGTAGAACcaatgaacaagaaagCATTGAGGCACAGCGTGCCAGGAAATgtgatgaaattgatgctagtgatttcttggaatttGTCGAGAATCACGAGAATAAGCGTCGTTCGGGTGAAGATATTTTGGTACTTGCCCGTGAGAGACAGTTGAAGAACTATTACGATGATCAAATGCTTCAAACAATTACCGTCAGAAAGGAGAAACAGTCTTTCTCAGGATTTGAAGATGAGTATAACAAAGTTTCTGGACTGACGTCATGTTAA